The following is a genomic window from Hyperolius riggenbachi isolate aHypRig1 chromosome 4, aHypRig1.pri, whole genome shotgun sequence.
GCGTGAAAAGTGACCACTGAATGTTTCATGAGGGCCAAAGAAACTACACAGGTGATTATCAGTGCCATGCTGCAGAGTTACTCACCTCTTGGGATTGCCTCTTCCAACAGCTTGAGGATAAATTATCGGAAACCTACTTGCACTGCCTCAGAATTGCTACAAAATTAAGCTCCCATAATGCAGCACAAATATAGTAGaatgtttttagtgtattttaagtaaacctgagagcaggaatcagaaagattttatacttacttaGGGCTCCATCCAGCCCCTCCCGGGTGGCTCTGTTCGGCTGCAATCAccccagtaatctggctcagtagtATTagttggggtcttctgcgcatgcacaggtggcagcgcatgcacagaagaccccaactgacacgactgaaccagttaccggggctgattgcggccgaACAGAGCCGCAGAGCCGAAAAAACGAATTGCGTTTGAAATGCGCAACAAACAGATTTCTCATATTGAACAACAATTGTCGGCACATATGTAGCCAAAAAGCAACAATGAGTGACCGACGTTGGGCATTTTGCATGATCCATCCGATGGATTAACTCAATCAACTGTTAAATGAGTTGGTGGTGAATTGGTCGTTTGCGATATTGGGGTGCAGAAACGACAAGTCTTTCATATAGCATTGACGTAAGTCATTTCCATGATGTTGGTTGTCCGTTTTTGGTGACTTTTGTGGGGCGTGCGTATGGATATTTACTAAGAAACCAGCGCCCACTGCCTTTAATCTGTTCCCAACTCTTCATATGCCTACAAAGAGTGTGCCTAGGACCACTTAAAGGAATCTGCAGGCTTGTAAAGTTGACAAACACTTCCAGTAATGCACTGGGTTATTTAAATCCACAGCTACCCTGCAGATAAGACTACTACTTTTCACAATACAAATCAAAGTCACACTTGAAATATTGTGCTTGGAGTTTCGTTTTATAGTTGCTACTACAAAAGCTCAGCCCTTACATCActtcatttatttccttttgtagGTCTGTGGGGCTTGGTCAATAATGCTGGCGTTGCTGCATTTGGAGAAGTAGAGTTTACAACCCTTCACACATATAAAGAAACAGCTGAAGTAAATTTGTGGGGAACTGTTAGAGTGACAAAGGCTTTCTTGCCACTCATACGTCGTTGTAAAGGTAAGTTCTGGATGTTCTTCAATAAGAGTGAACATTTGCTTCTCCCATGCTGTATTTGCTGTGGATCTGGATGATTTAAAGCTTATCTATAGTCTATACAGTATTGTGAAAGAGTGTCTTTTGCTATAGAAAGGATGGTTATACTGTAAAATTATAAACagattaaagctggccatacacgtaTTGATTTTTATTGGCAGATTCAATCAGCATGATTGAATCTGCTAATTATCTGTAATGCAATGATCAATTTGCTTCAAAAATGTATCGAAATTATGATCAGACGGTAAATTTCATTAGATTGGACACGACGGTAGATCAATGGCTGGGAGATGTAAACACATTAATGGAATACAGAGCATCTGGAAAGTATTTACAGCACaccatttttttcacatttttgttatgttacagccttattccaaaatggattaaattcatttttcccTCCGAATTCAACACACAACACCCTATAATGACAACttaaaaaaagtttacttgaggttttggaaaatgtattaaaaataaaaaaattgagaaaGGACTTGTACAGAAGTATTCACAACCTTTGCCATGATGCTCAAAATTGAGCTTAGGTGCATCCCGTTTcccctgatcatccttgagatgtttctgcaggATTCCTGCAGCTGtttcaggacttttttgactgtggccatcttgtggccaaatagtaaactacacccacatacattttttaaattacattacattattttacatttaaaattatttgtttccctcccacaccaaaaattaccaaaatacataaaaaaaataaaaaataaaaataaaaaagtacaattaaaaaacaaaacaacataaatagttacctaaggatctgaactttttaaatatacatgtcaagagagtatcttattatattttttaaaatttttaagcttgtaaatagtgatggacgcaaattgaaaaaatgcacctttatttctaaataaaatatcggcaccataaattgtgatagggacataacgtaataaccgggacaaatgggcaaataaaatgagttttaattacggtagcatgtattaattttaaactataatggccaaaaactgagaaataatgattttttccatttctttcttaatcttcctgttaaaatggatttagaaaaaaaataattcttagcaaaatatactacccaaagaaagccgaattagtggcgggaaaaacaagatatagatcaattaattgtgataagtagcgataaagttattggctaatgaatgggaggtgaacgttgctcgggtgcatacgattttcgacactgtaggctgaagtggttaaatgtttgtATTTTGTTTCACATAGTATTTAACCATGACATTTGGAAAAGCTTTTTTAAACTTACAACTTTCTTTAGATTGCTTTGAAACTAACTTAAATAATGACTTTAATTTCACAATATGTGTTTCTGGTAGCATAGTGAGACATTGTATAAAATCAGACTGCTTCTGTACAGTACCTCTCTACAACACATGCAGTGAAATTAGCAAGTGATCTCTTTGTGAGCTGAATGAAAGGGTTGTATTTTAATCATCTTGGTTGGAAATAAAAGGCTGGTGGGAGTAACGTATTTCATTGTAAAAGGTAGGCTTGTATCAGAAAGTGGACTATCTCTAGAAATAGAATTTCTGCTGAAATAAAAGGACTTTAAGCTCTCCCTAGTTGAGGCTTTGCAGGATTTAAAGGATTAATTTATTCTTACATTGTTTTATAAATGATTGTGTGATAACGTAGTGATTCAAGCCAAGACTAAACACATTTGCATCTAGGATTGCATTTTTGCAAGGGTATTTGAACTCATCAATAAGATAGCAGTGGGAAGCCACTTACAgaactgtattgagcaaaatataGAACTGGCTCCTCAATCATGTGTACTAGAAGTTCTAAAAGAAGTACaaaaagaattgaactttatcccaatcagtagctgattgccATTTCCCCATGAGAAATagttttattgtacaaattaagcacattttttaattgtattattttcactgcagttcttaAATTGAACCTAAATTGAAACAAACAGAACCTAAattgaaacaaacaaacaaaaattcacctggggcttctactagcctccTGCTGCCTTCCTGTGCCCACTCCATCACATATCGATTCTCCGGGGTTTCGTACTTGCTGACTGGCCAGTTGATAGCCACTGCGCTCCTCGGTCACGTGAtcgagcatgcgcagtacaagatTTTAACGGGAGCTTGATTGAGGACATGcgcggccagggccgtgcaggtgcagtggccatccaCATAGCTGAGTCGGCAAGAACAAAACTTAGTGGGAGCAGGGGACCGGAGACTCGTTCTGTGAGGgtacaggcacagggcggctgcagggggctggtagaagccccaggtaagttaaactttgtttttgtttgtttcagtttaggttccctttaaacttttaAGTTTAACTTGACAATTGAATGGAGCCAGTATTTAATACTCTACATGCATGACCATATGGCTTTGTGAGTATgatgaaagtgtacctgaaactTGTAGGGCAGCCCTGTCTTCACAGTACAGAGGAGCAGAACCTGCTAGACctatggcagcaggccaggcttgTGATTGAAGGTGGGCAATAAAGTAGGTGAAGTTTGTATATTACCTTCTTATGCCAGCTGTGGTTTAGTGGACATTTctgttatttttttatgttaGGCTCACTTTAACGTGATAGATTGTAGCAGGAGGCACATGGTCAGTTGGCCAATTAGCGCATTCTACAAGCAGTCCCCCACTTACAAATAGGTAACGGTGAAGGTTTTTGTTCTTACAAGAGTTCTCTTAAAGCTGAACTAATCTCACCACATATGCAACTCCACATATACGATTTCTTGAATAAGTACCTTGCGCTCCTTGTACCAAGAAAATACATAGCAGTGCAAATGTAAGTTTTGATTTGAAGCTTAAGCGTTTCACTGCCATTTTGCCTGGGCTGTTAACATAATGATGCCTATAGGATGCTGCTGATTCAGATAGACAGTGGGAGAGAACTTCACCATCTGTTAACACTAGATTTCTCTCCAGGCATGTAACTGAGTCAGCAAGCATAATCATGAGAACACTGCTCAGGGAAAATGGAAGGAATACTTTTTGGCTCCAAAACCAAAAATGTATTTTGCATTGCTGTTTATTTACCATTACAGGGCGCACAAGGGCTTCATTTTAGaccaggagtgtcaaactcaaatacaaattgGACCGACATTGaacactggggcctagtcgcgggccaacaatGTCAGCCGCctcataaagttccctggtgtctaatggtccccctacaactcctatacagttctctggtgtcttgtgATCCtgctccctaccctatacagatCCCTAGTATTTAATGCTTTCCCCTACCTCCCTCATatgacttccctggtgatctaggacttcacttccaatatagcttttctggtggtctagagtgggccaaatataatgcaaggTGGGGAAacaacttgagggccaaatttaggggctctgagggccagatttggcccgcgggccagagtttgacatttaTGTTTTAGACAAAGGGTATGTGATAGTACAACTTTCCCCTTTATGATCCCTATTAAAGTTTGCCCCTCATTTATCTTTTCACAGCGTATTTACTTCAAAATATCTCGCTCAGGGCTTTTTACTTACCAataatgtttttgtttatttttattggcCATCAAGAGtgttgtgataaaaaaaataaaatttaaaaattgaCACGGTTAGAATAATTGCATGACTTATTTGTTCCTTAaattacatggttttttttttgtcttattgGTTTTTCAGGTCGAGTAGTTTGTATCTCAAGCATGCTAGGAAGAATGGGCAGCCCATTGCGATCTAGCTACTGTATTACAAAATATGGTGTAGAGGCCTTTTCTGACTGCCTGAGAATGGAAATGTACAAGTGGGGTGTGAAGGTCATCCTTATTGAACCTGGAAACTTTATAGCTGCCACTGGGATATTCACCAGAGAAGGAGTGGAAAGACGTGGGGAAGAAATGTGGGAGCAGGCCTCAGAAATCGTACGTGACgattatggcaaagttcatttctctCAACAGCTTGCCAAAATGAAATCTTTTGTAAATGCTGGGATGAGGACTATGTCTCCTGTTCTCTCTGCAATCACTGATGCACTAAGCTCTAAATACCCATATACACGGTACAATCCCAGTGACACCTATGTTTGGATAAAGGTGCAGCTTATGTCTCATCTTCCTGCTGCCGTTGCAGATTTCATTTATGTCCGCTGAAGAACCGCTGGGTAAAAATGCTGAGAAAAATCATTTCAAATTTTAAATGTGCAATTTTAGATAAATCTACTTGTCTCTGTCTCTATGTTGTCACATTCAGGAAGCTCAGCACAAAGGCTATACCGGCTGGCACATTCTATTACCagtttatttgttttttcttaAAACTACCATCAATTGTAATAGGGGTTGCCCCTTGAAAGCCCTATTCCTGACCACTGTCACCGCTTAGAAAAGAAAATGTAATTGTCCACCATTCCAGGTCACACGATCCTCAACCCCTTCCACTACACCAAGCCTCCACTGTTTCTCCCATGCCCTGTCTTTTTTCCTCCAGTCTCCACCCTCCAGTTCAGGCTCCGCCTGTTCACCTGTACAGGTGTCTATCTGGCTGGTTCCTCCTCTTATCTCCACTTACTGACATGGGCAATCAAAACCTCCCTGCTGTTCATAGCTGTCTCTACCCATCTACTAGTTTAGATAGATTGCCTTGTTTTTACATACTATTGGCTGGTGTTTAAAATATGACTGGCAGTTATACAGTGTGATGTGTGAGAGAGGAGGAAGGTGTACAGTGTAATGAGTAAGTGTAACTGAATTGGTTGCAGGGTGTAAGTTAAGTTTAGGGTTTGTACAATGTAATGTGCACACATGTAATCTGGGGGAGGTTGAATGTTTTGTGGCATGTGCAGTGTAAATCTATAAAAAGATGCTACATTTTCCTCAACCGATACTATTATTTGTGATCATCTCAGGCTAAAATCCTACATGCATACAGGTTTTCCCCAATATTGTTTGTGATCCGTCGTGCCTGATCATTAAGTGATACACACTGATTGGTTTGTGCTTTCCGGTCAGCCTGCTACTCATACATAGAACAGGAAACTCACCTATAGCTGAGctgcatgcaggggcgtaacaatagaccctgcaagggatgcctccgcaggggggcccagaagccacaggggggccgtgggggggaaagtttgagagactgacagctaagggcatggagagaaaaaacgtattctgctctcgcaccattgttatattgacttcatgtgtccaccacacagataaggaatcatactcactttggaatttgtacactgtccctgctccatagggttcgtaaaaaaaacatctgtctctcactgctgcaaagttttgATGACTTCATGTctaaccttacaaacaaaggagtcacattttgaaagaaAAGTTGatgactttcccttttcagcaatcactcTGAAAAGATTCCAAGATTGTTATCACACACAGGATAATGACCTTATggctctgattacttttacaacacagtggagtggaCATTGATGTCTTACTTGGCGCTTTGTgtgcgccaggagaaaagcgcgatataaatgttctgtgtttgtctgtgtttgttactgttgctgcttcattgagagctttttgtctcatactgagtccaagttcttgtaataacagtatcaatcagtgacattctgaatgttttgccaaagttacagtaaatactatatcttatgttcagcatgtcattgttgttcctccatatagcatgtgctctcatgtagtaatatAATAAGgctgtctgtgtatgtatgtactgggagcagagctgcaacgaggaacttgttggctgcaaggggctagagaaagccccaggtaagtagctctaggggtagcatagattgcctgacatttcctttaaagggaacctaaactgagagggatatggatctttccttttaaacaataccagttgcttggcagccctgctgacctctttagccgcggtagtggctgaatcacacacctgaaacaagcatgcagctaatccagtctgacctcagtcagagcacctgatctacatggttgttcaggggctgtggctaaaagtattagagaaacaggatcagcaagagagtcaggaaactggtattattttaaaaggaaaaatacatatcctcagtttaggttccctttaagtgtaagtgtttttatctgcatggggaaaacacattggtcctcagtttttctgtgcagaaagcgagggtggtgggggggccccatccaaagtttcgcaggggggcccagtgatgtctagttacacccctggctgcaTGTCTGTAAAGCAGTAGTACCCAGACCTGTATTATTAAGTAGCAAATAGTGCACACTTGTATGATTTCCCCACAGGTCAGCGATATAGTTCAGCATTCCTACAGATTCTTCAAGGAAAATGGTGACAAGCTAAGCACTTCTGTGATTCAGCATTAAAACTTTTATTggcaatggctaaaagtactgtATTTTAACGTATGGGAACTTAGAGCCAGTTCACACAGGCATTCGGGAGTGTCGTTTACTGCTGGGATGGATGCCtgcattgagatgaatgggagtAGTCATCTCCATGTGTTCACCGGCGTTTGCTCGAACATAGCGGTCGATCATAATTTCGCAGATGCTGTGTGTTGCAACCTGCAGGGCTCAAAACACAATGGAAGGATGGGAACCGATTCTGGACACTTCTGCTcagttgcagaaaagcatttagcatTGGCCTAACGTGCTGCCCACCGAAGCCCATGTGAACTGCCCTTTATTGCTTTAATGTGTGTAAGTTAATGATTGAGAGTTTTATATTACTGTGTGAAAGTTGCAGTATGTATATGAGTATGGTTGTTGTCACTTCCTGGGGTGCAGTGTAGGGTgtgaaaggcctggtgcacacagtACTAAGTCATTCCAATCCATTTTATGATTGGTGCTTGAAAGGTTGAAAGGGCCAGAACAACAGTTTTACAAGCAAGTTCTAGTCGGTTCCTGTATTGTTCGATAGCCCATTAACCCTGATACACACTAGAATGTGCTGAAACAATCAGTGTTTACCAGCACATCCAACTGTCCAATCACTGATTAAAACAGTTATTTATCATTCATTACAGGATAAAGCAACATACACACGCTAAATTAAACTCGGCTGTGGCAGTTGATAAAGACGCCTcagccaagaatctagtgtgAATCCAGTGTATGTATTGTGGCTTCCCAATTTCTCCTAAAGATACAGCATGTGGGATTTTAAGCGATCCCTGACGCCTAAGTACCCCCAAgtacattgttctccccacttacccCGCCAGGtaaataattaaccacttcaagtTCTGGGGTTTTACCGCTTAACGTTCCTGAAAATGTTGGCATATCAGCcgtgtcactattgatacagcaataacttttattacctactagtagacctaagcctgtttaaaaatgggctctaggtctgtgtttctgggCGCGCCCCCGCCGCCGTGCGCACCCGCCTGCTCACCCTAGgccctaggctttctttgggtaatattttttccaagtgttttttacTTTCACAGGGACTttgaggaaaattaccggtaggcatAAATGTAAAATTATGCAATTTTTCATGTTTCCCCCTTCCGAATTTTTACATGGCAAGTGTAGAACACCTCAAAAGACATTACTTGGCTCGTCCTGATTAAAACGATACCATGCGttccatatttcatcactagttgggcatgtaaCGCACCATTGTGGGCAGCCTATGCGTCTGTAGCGAATGCATGCGATCGCTAGGGTGCACTGTTTGGGGACCCCAgtactgtatagatgcattgctaggcaacaacatttttgatgcaaatatatatatatatatatatatatatatatatatatatatatatatatatatatatatatatagccgagCTATATCCGAGCCGAGCTGTCACCTTAGTGATCCCATACGATCTCTACGGGCAGCAGCCATTACAGATGTCCATGAATCTTAAGgctaagtataggtgacacaagagGTTAATTAGGTAGGGGTTAACActtaatgaaaaaaacaaaaacactttattttttaaaatgttcagtttaaaaaaacaaaaaacttattttttttttgtaacttttttttgtgtgtgaatgaTTGCTGGGtgcagcaatcattcactattGGATGCATGCACAAGCACGAGCAGTGGGGCGTGCTCGGCTtttagtgttggacatgagtctaACATCCAGGAACCTCTACAGTAGCGAGTTTAGATGTGAGAATCACGTCCAGGAACCTTTAGAGTAACGAGTTTAGATGTGAGTCTCACGTCCAGGAACCTTTAGAGTAGCGAGTTTAGATGTCAGACTCACGTCCAGGAACCTCTAGAGTAGCGAgtttaataataatggcagtatttgtatagcgcctttctcctgtcggactcaaagcgcttgcgaggcagccactagagcgcactcagtaggcagtagcagtgttaaggagacttgcccaagaaactccttactgaaataggtgctggcttactgaacaggaagagccgagatttgaacccagatctcctgtgtcagaggcagaacccttaaccattacactatccagccacttagaTGTGAGTCTTACGTCCAGGAacctttagggctcatttccacttgcACGGCCTGCGTCTGCGAGacacacgccggcactgagcgggtgggcgggatctcaGGAGAATCTCATGAggcgtgccatgcacagctatgagaATCGCAgcttccgccgcgaattctgtggggggttctggccgaatcgctaccgcaagcgattcggccagcgGCGCCATTCtccactatggcagagtttccccgtgcgattcatgtgcggggaaactctgcggaatcgctgCGGTTTCCGccacagtggaaatgggccctgagagTAGCGAGTTTAGATGTGAGACTCGCGTCCAGGAACCTTAAAGGAACTCAGAGCTGAACtataaacaaaagatttatttatacctggggcttcctccagccccatccgctcggatcgctcccacgcagaTGTCCTGCGCTGGctgcagcttcgggaactggGTCCTGTCACTGCCGTCAGTCGGCTCTAGTCTACGcacgagaagtgcgccctctacgtatctctccagcagctgctgacgGCAGTGATGGGACCCAGTTCCTAAAGCTGCAGACAGCggtggacggcggcatgggagcgatccgagcggataggctggtggaagccccaggtatgtataaatctttttttataattcagctctggtacactttaagtggttaagaaatcaTTCATCAGATCCAAATATAAAATTTGGATCTGATGAATGATTTCATTTACTTGATGGATTATCTTAGAACCAggtagtggctgaatagagtactggttaagggctctgcctttgacatgggagaccagggttcgaatcctggctaggtcaagtactcaaaattcagtaaggagttcaaggcaaggctccctaacactgcagggtggcctcttgagcgcgtcccagtggctgcagctcttgagcgctttgagtccgacaggagaaaagcgctatacaaatgttcggattattattattattattattattatataagcaaattctgcaaacctgttggaaaaaaacccaataatggTTGTTAAGTGATCAGGCATGCTGTAAATTGATCAGGATCAGTTTCCAGCGGGccagcccatgtgaaccagccctaataattagttggtgcattttttaagGGAGTGCAAGGTCTAAAGTTACACCCCTGACATTCATTGCCATTTCCCAAATCCAGATGTCATGGGCGATGTGCCTTACCAGCTTAAGtttacaattacatttttttgcaaGAGCCACCTTCTACTATTGTCATAAATTCTTGTTTATGCAGAGAAACTATGATCTCTATCTTGTTTTAAGCTGACTATATATGGTTAAATATGCCTGCAATGTATTTGTGTGCAATTTCAAGATTTGATGTCCTTGAAATTAACTCTTCCCCTCCTGTtttctcccacacctctgttcctctttgattggccaatatttttcatgctgagacaatgcactttctattgcagagcagggtgggagtgcctggactaggaggagggcgggcaatgcatacacaatcaggcagaggagtgtaagtgaGAAAATaacattaggattggcttcaagatagacacagttaaaatggagaatcctacgaaggattttctctttttttttactatagaaaaatcactaaatcaaaatgtggacagtgcaatacatatgttatgtaagtagagcaagtatttatcaacttatatatgtgttttttttctgagatagtatgactgacagctcctctttaaggggatACATATGGCAGCATCCCTAtacttttcgcttcaggtttcctttaagagcacTACATGAAGAGCTGGGCCCTGATTAAGATTACTGTTtttaatgaaatacattttcaaaccCTAGCAAGCAAAGAAGTACTtaaggtgatgatgatgatgttatccattcagtcatATCCGACTCTTGGGGATTgtatgggttagctctctccatgctgtatgatcttgtaccatttctgccagagccttaaagagactctgtaacatcagaaacatcccctggggggtactcacctcgggtgggggaagcctccggatcctaatgaggcttcccac
Proteins encoded in this region:
- the LOC137571660 gene encoding D-beta-hydroxybutyrate dehydrogenase, mitochondrial-like, whose amino-acid sequence is MVLPVVSRSTVLLVLLSLVLTLALGFALPEILKLFFRALGFPTDNASHAIVLLYFVSVLCMLIPAIPRGTLPVEGKAVLITGCDTGFGLASAKHLHKLGFTVFAGCLLKDKNGEGAQELENFQSDRMNVLQMNVCSDEEIAQAVELVKKHLEDSGKGGLWGLVNNAGVAAFGEVEFTTLHTYKETAEVNLWGTVRVTKAFLPLIRRCKGRVVCISSMLGRMGSPLRSSYCITKYGVEAFSDCLRMEMYKWGVKVILIEPGNFIAATGIFTREGVERRGEEMWEQASEIVRDDYGKVHFSQQLAKMKSFVNAGMRTMSPVLSAITDALSSKYPYTRYNPSDTYVWIKVQLMSHLPAAVADFIYVR